The sequence GTTTTGGTGATAATTTGCCTCAGCTTTGGAAAATTAGCCCTTTGAAGCACCAAGTATCTACAGATATTATTAGTTGGGAACTGTTCTCTCTATTTCCACTTCAATGAAATCCATtccattcttttattttattttcctttgtcaTATCCGCCTTCtttgtctcttctctaaactaaacagtcccagACTTTTCAGTCTGCCTGCGTATGgcagcctcccccattctcacaGCCTGTCTTGGAAACTCCCTTGTTGTCAGACGTCACCGCTGTGGTGCTCTTCTCTGtccaatgttgataacagtcggctgtttgcctgtgttccctctgtgtgctgccccagctctgcgcaggtagctggcacagcagaccccgaAAGAACCCCCCATGACCACAGACACCTTAAGGTAGGAgggcacctggccaggtttactgccaaacaaaacacagtctCAAGCTCCCCGGATCATATGTCTACAGTTCTGCTAGTACCtatgtgctccctgacaatggacacagctcagtcagtggcgggatttaccactgccccctaggccagacaaagacaacTCCTCAGGGGTGCATTCTTATACACAAgaacaaacaagttacacatcactcctgacgCATTCAGGTACAACCCCTCTACATATGAGGGTGCCGCCTCTCACctggtacatgttggtttgaacaaaacaactctatccatcacAGTACCCTTTTGCCCCATCTTTAGGATGGGTCcgcctgttccttgttatctctgTGGAATGTGTTCGTACTGGGATGTTCTGGTGCCATCCTGGCATATGTTTATATCGCTGGTGTCCAGGATCTTTTAGGTATGTATattttgcaacatcagccctttccttgccagcttctgtgagcagggcctgcctctggctcacagtttaactttgctttatgttagcaaagtcttgacccaTCACTTTAGCTCAGGCCTTTGGTCTCATTCCGGGCCTCCGATAGAAGGGTTTATGTTTTAGGGCCTCATCTCACTACATTCCCacactttttgtctttttatggggaGGATGTTTACCCATCATCCCGGAAAAGCATAATGCCTGGAAGAAAGATAACCCCAGTGGGCAAAATGCTGTGATGTGGTTATCTTATTTTACCATCCCTACACTCATGCCCCACCTGTCTTTAGTCTGCACATTCCCTTGTACGACTGAGAGGCAGATTTTATTATCCAATTATTTTTAATCCCTTACGGTGTGTCTGGGAATGTTAGGTCTGGGACCTCGACTGAGGTGTGGAGTCTGTGCTTGTGTATTGTTAACTTCGCTGAATGGAATGAGATGGCCTTTGCCAATATTTGTTAGTCCACACTAGGGACTTTGTTAAGAAAAAACAGATATCTAAATTATATAGATAACATGAATATATAGACATACATAAATTAATATATGTTGTGATTACTATGTGGCTGATAAATTATCATACGTGATTTATGAGGGGGCTTATATGCTGTATATGTTACAAATATATGCTTTAACACCTTATGGTttagggcctcatcttactaagTCCCTTTCTATTTGCTTTATTCATTACAGAAATTGGGTGACATCCAAGCATTGCCTTTGTTTTGGCCACTACTGCGAATGAGCCAGTGTTTCCGTGAAGCTGATATCAATGACGTCTAGTTTTTTTTCCCTAAGCTATGTTCTAATTGGGATGTTTTCCCCGGCACATGTCTTGGcaaaggtttggtttttttccacaCTCAGATTCTGAGCAACCGGGGGAATGGTGAATAGTCCCAGAGAGGTAGGAATTATTGATGCATGGAGCACTATGAGATATGGAATTGGCATTAATAGGGCCAGTGGTTCATAATTCATTTATCTGAATAATGAAAGTGTCATTTTTCAGTTTGTGAAGAGCAACCAATCTGCTTCCCCCATGAGAACAGCCCCCAGTAGTGCACGCAGTGTCTCATACTAACATTGTTTCTCCATCCAGGCATTTGGACTCCTTCTCCCCTACAACATGTCAGACTCCAACACAACcgacttcaccaacccctccacctttaTTCTACTCGGTGTTCCTGGCCTGGAGGTGGCccatgtctggatctccatccccttctgtaCCATGTACGCTCTAGCCGTCTTGGGGAACTTCACCATCCTGTTCATTGTGAAGATGGAGCCGAGCCTCCAtgggcccatgtactatttcctctgtATGTTGGCTGTCACTGACCTTGTCCTGTCCACATCCATCCTGCCCAAAAcactgagcatcttctggttcaattccagggaaATCGATTTCAGTGCgtgcctcacccagatgtacttCATTCACAGCTTCTTACTCATGGACTCTGGGATCCTCGTGGCCATGGCTTTGGATCGCTATGTGGCCATCTGccatcccctgagacattccaccaCCTTGACAAACTCTGTGGTGGCCAACATCGGCCTGGCCGTGGTGCTGCGCAGTGGCATGCTTGTTCTGCCCTATGTCCTCCTGGCGAGGCggtggccatattgcagaacTAACATCATTCCTCACACGCACTGCGAGCACATGGCTGTAGTGAAGCTGGCCTGTGACGACACCCGTGTCAGTAGTTACTATGGCCTCTTTGTGATATTCTGTGTGATCAGTCTGGATGTATTTTTTATTGCCATGTCCTATAGccagatcctcagggccatcttcagcctccccacaaGGGATACCCGGCTCAAGACTTTTGGGACCTGtggctcccacctctgtgccatCTTAGTCTTTTACATCCCTGGTCTCTTCTCCTCTCTCACGTACCGGTTTGGCCAGAGTGTACCCCTGCATTTCCACGTTCTCATGGCCAATGTCTACCTCCTGGTGCCCCCCATGTTAAACCCCATCATCTACGGGGTGAAGACCAAGCAGATCTGGGACAGGCTACTCCAGCTGTTTACTCATAAAGGGACAAAACATTTCTCCTGGTTCTATGGCTCTCAGACCAAGCTccgtgcagagctggctggtgacACGGTGCTCGGCTCTCTTTCCTGCATTACTTAATGGGCAGTCAGAGAGACATTAAACCCTTTCCTGACCTCACTGTGCTGTGTCAGCGTGACAAACTGGGGAATCGGTTTGTGTAGAACTCAGTAACGGATAggggtgccaactttctaattactGGTAACTGGACCTCTGAGGTCCTGCCTCCTGCCtcgcctcttcccccaaagccccaaaCCCCGCTCCTCAGCTGACCTCAAGATCCCACCCACTTCTGCACCTtttgccccaaggccctgcctgtcactctctcctcccctcccctcccgcaacCCTGCACTGGATCATCTCCATATCCgtcccctcccagctgggctccctctgctccagggctgggatgggagctactgcagcctgacaaggagtgAGGACACAGCACTGGAGGCCAACAGGCCAATCAGGAGCAGAAAGGGAAGCCAGGAAGCCATATAAAAGAAACTGAAGATTGGGAGCAGGGTTGTGTGGCAGATGGGCGAGATTGTGGGCCCTAAAAGTCCGCTACAAAGTTCCTGAGGGAAGAGACCATTGTGTGGTTTATTTCTTTAGCTTTCAGCTCCCCTTTGTTCCTCCTGGCTGGGGGCCTGTAGCACACAGGGTCCCTACAATAGGGATGGGCTGGGATCCCTTTGCTGTGAGCCAGGCctccggggcaggggcagggatcaGCTTTGAAGCTAGGTGGGCACCAGCTGAGAGAAATGTAAGGATAGTCCTCTGTGTTAGTTGGGAAAGCGGGATGCTGGGGAGAGGCCTCAGTGTGATTGGTAGCTCACAGGGAGGGAGATAAACGGCACACCTTCCATTAGCTGGGTATTTACACACGTACATGGCACATTATCTGGAACTACAGGGCACCCATTGTCCAGGGTCTGAAACTGAACAGTGAAGCTGAGTTTCATGTAAGCTCTGCACGACGCTTTTGATCACCTCATCTTTAGTTAGGGTTCAAGGCAGTGTTATCCCCATGTCATGGGGATGGACTGAGCCACGCAGAGGGAAAGGGATTGACCCAAGGCCACACAATAAGTCTGTGCCACAGCTGAGAATAggaaccaggagtcctgatccCCAGCGCCATTGCTCTGGCCATGAACTGGCATTGCTCCTCTGGGTTGTATTCGATGCAGTGAGGCTATTTGTTTGTCATGATCAGTGGAGTTGACGTCCTTCTTAAAGAGGAGGAATTTACTATAGAAAGAGCTAAAAACTATAGTCAGAAAAACAGGTTTCCACACAGCTTAGTCTTCAGTCTTGTCTTGCTTGTTTACCAGGGACCTCATGCTGCCTGGAACTTTAAACTGCACAGAGGCCCAATGACATGTTGCAAGGTACCAAATCAGTGCAGTGGGTGACTTGAAGGTCCTGATTAGGACCTTTTGGTAGCAGCACactagaaataataaataagcaTCTCCATTTCATGCATGGAGAGGCTGTCCCAAAAGTCACCCAGGAAAACTGTGGCAGAGCTAGGCCTCTTTGGTCCCAGTTCACTGGTCTCTGCTAATGCTTTATTTCTGGTTAAATgacatgggccaaatcctcagctcgtgTAAGTGggagcagccccactgaaatcagggaaGATCCCCTGGACTGGAGAAACCAATGGAGAAAGAGCACAaggcctctgtgctgctgcatgGACTATGTGAGCCAGGTCTGAGAGAGCCTAACCACttcctgctgcctcagtttccccatctgtaaaagggggatagtTCCTGGGAGTAGTGAGCAATAGTCTGTAAAGCACTTATGAACAGTCAACTCTGTGTCCATGTGTCACTGTGTCTCAGTGGCATacagctgaggatgccaaattcaggacaaactgctgagaaataggacTGACTGACCCCAGACTGATGGTTATTCCATCATTAGATtataccaaaccagtaacaaaagtaaacttgcCTCATGACattggttaacaagaagccaaaaatGCAGTCTACTGAGGCATTCCAATGCTTGGGTCACCACCCAGACCCTGGACTCcatgatgagtggttactgaaaaccagtttaatcagACATAGGGTCCTTCCAATCCCAAGAGATCAACCATTTAGCCAGTGTGACACTCAGTACCTTGTGGGAAAACCCTGCAGCCCCATGTTCATCCTGATTATATGCTTgtatagatcaggggtggccaacctgagcctgagaaagggtcagaatttaccaatgtacattgccaaagagccacaataatacatcagcagcccacATCAGGTCCCCCCGCCCGCCGCCCCCAGTACCTTCTGCCCGCCAGTAGCCCTGCCAATCAgtacctccccctccctccccgtgccttctgcccactgtgatcagctgttttgcagtgtacaggaggctctggggtaGAGTAGGGAGGAGTAAGGGTgcagcaggctcaggggtgggggcagaaaggGGCAGAGGTCTtggggtaaggggtggagtggggatggggcctggggTTGAGCAGTGGAAAGTTGGCACGTGTACCTCCTGCcccggagtcggcacctatgcaaggagccgcatattaacttctgaagagctgcatgcagctccagagccaaaggttggccactcctggtatagatcattgttgcaaccaaggtcctatagttgaaCCAAATCTTTAACAAAGgaggtcaaataaggtgtctatgaaacggtttcagagtaacagccgtgttagtctgtattcgcaaaaagaaaaggaggacttgtggcaccttagagactaaccaatttatttaaataaaataaataaattatttaaataaaataaattggttagtctctaaggtgccacaagtcctccttttctttttatgaaacgGTTTAacttgctggttatgattatgctctctgtatgtgtgtatcattttgtatttgaagttataaatattgtctatgtacttgtatctcactGTGTTTCATTCTAAGTACCATTAGTGAAgaatttggtcagcttcttgagaaaggactattctgagtaagtgcccaatcaagaaactcTTAAGTGACAATGGAcattgggagactccaatccacatctgaggagagttcctgggaatgttcaaggtagcatgtgagcaatggctgccctgcctgcaaactgagtcaggcatggacatgtgacttgcccatgtgactccaaactccatcttgctgctgtgatgtCCCACAGTAAGGACaatccacatggcagaggatataaaaggccatggagacccctccattttgtcttctaTCCTGCTCCTGAACTCTGGAGGAACCTtgttacaaactgaagctctgaacaaaggactgaatgacccatctcAGCTGTGGATGTTGTCCAGAGACTTGATATGAACCTGccatttattccatcactgctacaagcctgaaccaagaactttgccattactgtatataattgattccattgaaccaatcctagctctcatctctatctctttccttttatgaatcaCCCAAATAGGTtgggggtcatcagtccttttTCAGAGCTTCCTTGTTAGAAACCCAGGCCAGAGAAATGAAGCAGAACATGAAGACAAGAAGGAGATGTCTTGGCGGGCCCCTTTATGTCCTCTGCCCTGTGCATGGAATTTTACTATCctaaacaaagcccacagcctcTGTGTGTGGAAAGTTACTAGCCCAAGATGGAGTGCAGgatcacatgagcatatcacatgtccttacatacTTTGATGACTCACAGGGCAGCCATTGCCCAGATTCCTGCAGAGGTGGCCCAATGTCAGAGTTAAGTGTCCTTGATGGGCTGTCAACATATAGCTGTCTGGCATTAATGCAAATTCTACCTGAGCCGTGTTACCTAATGGTACAACATGTGTAAGATACCAGTACATTGATAATACTCAGAACTTCAGACACAAAGATGATAAATGCACACAAAAAATCATACTTAGTAAATCATAGCTTTCCTATTAACACCTGACAAGACATACTTATTAAAAGATTTGCTGCAATTGTGCAAAAATTGTGCCACCCATTTCTACTTCCCCtatcaattcttccctgtttgtgaacagcaggtcaagaggagcatggcccctagttggttcctccagcacttgcagcagGAAGTCATCTcgaacactctccaaaaacttcctggattgtctgtgcaccgctgtattgctctcccagcagatatcagggtgatggaagtctcccatgagaaacagggcctgtgatctggaaccttctgttagttgtctgaagaaagcctcgtctacctcatcctcctggtctggtggtctatagcagatgccaaTCAtggcatcacccttgttgctctcacctctaaacttaacccaaagattctcaacaggcttttctccagtttcatactggagctctgagcaatcatactgctcttttacatacaatgcaactcctccacctttcctccctagcctgtccttcctgaacagtttatacccatccatgacagtgctacaatcatgtgagttaccccaccaagtctgttattccaatcacaccattgttccttgactgtgccaggacttccaattctttcTGCTTGCTTCTTTTGTTCACGTACAGGCATCTAATATAACAAGCTGATTACCCTACTAtttcagtatgaatcaggaggcctcccctgttgcaccctcctccttgtatttcctcccagtatcccacttcctcacttacctctgggcttagtCACCATCCCCCGGTGAGCCTAGTTTAAAGCCCGCCTCACTAGGTTATcaagcctgcttgtgaagatgctcttccctttcttcgtTACGTggctcccatctcttcctagcaatccttcttcctggaacaacaacCCACGTTCAAAGAATTCAATgccctctctccaacaccacctgtgcAACCACAGCATTCACCTCCACAATTTGATGGTcactacctgggccttttccttcaacagggaggatggagcAGAACatgacttgtgcctcaaactcctttatccttcttcccagagctgcgtagtctgcagtgatccactcaaggtcattcttagcagaatcattggtgcccacgtgaagaagtaggaaggggtagctgtccaagggcttgatcagtcttggCAGGCAAGCAGAATACTTCTCGAGTCTCCTGGTCTGgatggcagatggatgactccatcccccttaggagggagtccccgaccaccaccacctgtcttttcctcttgggagtggtgttcgtggaacccccatcctaGGCCAGTGCATCCCATGCATCACAGttgatggggtctccttctgatcccttccctcagatgactcttccgAACCATTCTCCAccatagtacctgtgcagagagcctgaaagcggtttcttacctctatctgcattgggggtacatgcgttctcctctttcttcttctggaggtcacatgctaccAGTTTTCTTCCCCGTTCTGCATTGCTCACTCTGATTCTTCAGCACGCTGTGCCTGCAGTGCCAAATGCTGACTTTTATCCAGAAAGTCTTCGTTTTCTCTGATGCAACGCAAggttgatacttgggtctctagtcctttaaccttctccttcaatatggagaccagcttgcactgggtagcagtgatcatgagatggtcgagttcaggtttctgacaaatggaaaaaaaagagagcagcataatatggaccctggacttcagaaatgGAGACTTTGACTCCCTTGGGGAACTGATGgagaggatcccctgggaggctaatatgaggggggaaagagtctgggagagctgactgtattttaaagaaggcttattgagggcacaggaacaaaccatcccaatgtgcagaaagaattgtaaatatggtaggtgaccagcttggcttaacagacaAATTCTTTGGTtggcttaaacacaaaaaggaagtttacaagaagtggaaatttggacaggtgactagggaggagtataaaaatattgctagagcatgcaggggtgtaatcaggaaggccaaatcacacctggagttgcagctagcaagggatgtgaaggggaacacaaagggtttcttcaggtatgttagcaacaagaagaaggtcagagaaagtgtgggaccctcactgaatgggggaggcaacctagtgacagaggatgtggaaaaagctaatgtactcaatgctttttttgcctctctcttcatgaacaaggtcagcccccagactgctgcactgggcagcacagcatggggaggaggtgagcagccctcagtggtgaaagaacaggttaagtactatttagaaaagctggacatgcacaagtccaggggtctggatctaatgcatccgaggatgctgagggaattggcggatgtgattgcagagccattggacattatctttaaaaatcagtgcaatcgggggaggtcccggatgatcgAAAAATGCAAATATGGTGCCcctctttgaaaaagggaagaaggaggatcccggGAACTACAgagcagtcagcctcacctcggtaCCTGCAAAAATCATGGAGTGAGATGTCCTAAGCACTTCAGAgaaaacacacaaataaaaataaaaataaaataaaaaataaagaataaagtCTATTTGTcgaaagtggaacagtttcagacagacagacagagtgaGTGCCCCTCCCAGAATAGCCATTTGCCTGCCTGTCAGGGAATGCAtgagggatgtgggagacctgtgtttaaggccctgctccaaatcaggtaGAGCAGAAATGTTGGATCTGGGTCTCCGATATCTTGCGTGTGTctggaagtctaaataataagatgggtgaaccaCCATGCCTCatattaaaggaggatattgatataataggcctAACAGAAACTTGCTGGAATGAGGCTAATCAATGGATCACAGTAATAGCAGAGTACAAAACATATCAGGAGGACAGAGCAGGtcctgctggtgggggagtggcactatagtTGAAAGAAAGGgtagaatcaaatgaagaaaaaatcttaaatgaaccaaactttaccatagaatctctatggatcaTAACTCCATGCTCGattaataagaatatagcaacaGGTATATAGTTCAGACCACCTGACCCGGATGGTGATAGTGTCTGTGAaatactcagggagattagagaggctataaaaataaaaaactcaataataatagtgggggatttcaattatcctcatattgactgggtccATGTCACCCCAGGATGATGGCTTCTttgagcagctagttctggaacccaccagaggagaggcaattcttgatttagatCTTAGTGGAGCACAGCATCTGggccaagaggtgaatatagctggacttcttggtaatagtgaccataccatcattaaatttaacatccgtgtggtggggaaaacatcacagcagcccaacactgtagcatttaatttccgaaaagggggactacacaaaaacgaggaagttagttaaacagaaattaaaaggtccaGCGCCAGAAGTGAAATCCCTTCAAGCTTTAAGGAAACTTTTCAAAGATACCGTAATAGAGGctgaaattaaatgtataccccaaactaaaaaccatagtaagagaaccaaaaagatGCCacagtggctaaacaacaaagtaaaagaagcagtgagaggcaaaaagtcaacctttaaaaagtggaagttaaatcctagtgaggaaaatagaaaggagcacaaactTTAGCAAATGAAGTGTAATAATATAATTagtcaggccaaaaaagaattggaagaacagttagccaaagactcaaaaagtaatagcaatttttttttaagtacaccgGAAGCAGGAAGCCGGCTAAACAACTGGtgaggccactggacaatcgagatgctaaaggagcactcaaggatgacaaggccattgcggagaaactacatgaattctttgcatcggtcttcacggctgagggtgtgagggagattcccaaaactTAGCCCTTATTTTTTTGTGTGACAAATCTAAGAAACTCTCCCAGAGTGAGGTGTCgttagaggaagttttggaacaaattgataaactaaacagtaataagtcaccaggaccagatgggattcacgcAAGAGTtatgaagaaactcaaatgtgaaattgcagaactaactgttgcaaaatttgcagacgatgaAAAACTGCTCAAGATAATAGAGTCCtgagcagactgcaaagagagacaaagggatctcacaaaactgggtgactgggcaacaaaatggcagatgaaattcaatgttgctaAATGCAAATAATGtacaatggaaaacataatcccagacagccatataaaataatggggtctaaattatctgttactactcaagaaagatcttggagtcattgtggatagttctctgaaaacatccacttaatgtgcagtggcagtcaaaaaagcaaacagaattctgggaatcattaagaaagggatagataataagacagaaaatatcatactgcctctatataaatctacgGTAtgaccacatcttgaatactgcatgcagatgtagttatcccatctcaaaaagatatattggaattggaaaatgttcagaaaagggcaacaaaaatgattggaggtatggaacagcttccatataaagaGAGAGCTTAATAAGATTGGCActtttgagcttggaaaagagacgactaagaggggatatgatagaggtctgtaacatcatgactggtgtggagaaagtgaataaggaagtgttatttactccttttcataacataagaactgggggtcactgaatgaaattaatatgcagcaggtttaaaactaacaaaaggatgtattttttcacacaacccacagccaacctgtggaactctttgccagaggatattgtgaagaccaagattataacagggttcaaaaaagaactagata is a genomic window of Lepidochelys kempii isolate rLepKem1 chromosome 1, rLepKem1.hap2, whole genome shotgun sequence containing:
- the LOC140915906 gene encoding olfactory receptor 52E2-like; amino-acid sequence: MSDSNTTDFTNPSTFILLGVPGLEVAHVWISIPFCTMYALAVLGNFTILFIVKMEPSLHGPMYYFLCMLAVTDLVLSTSILPKTLSIFWFNSREIDFSACLTQMYFIHSFLLMDSGILVAMALDRYVAICHPLRHSTTLTNSVVANIGLAVVLRSGMLVLPYVLLARRWPYCRTNIIPHTHCEHMAVVKLACDDTRVSSYYGLFVIFCVISLDVFFIAMSYSQILRAIFSLPTRDTRLKTFGTCGSHLCAILVFYIPGLFSSLTYRFGQSVPLHFHVLMANVYLLVPPMLNPIIYGVKTKQIYKCTQKIILSKS